Part of the Paludisphaera borealis genome, CGTCGCTCCGGCGCTTCAGTAGGAGGCGACGGGCGATCACCACGCTCGCCCGCCGCTCGAGCGCTTTCTGGCCGAGGAGTAGCCGCCATCAATCGTCGTCATCGTCGTCGTGCTTGACCGACGGCAGGATGAAGGCGGAGCGGACGGGGGCGGGCATGACCGAGTCGGCGCCTCGGACGGCCTTCCAGATGATCTCGTTGAACACGAGGTCGTCGGCCTGGTCTTCCTTGTCGAGATCGAGTTTGAGCGAGGCCTCGACGGCGACGGCGTGGGGGCCGTTCTTCTCGTTGACGTCGACACGCGCCGGGCGGCAGGTGAAGGGGGCGAGGTCGGGCTCGGCGGTGAACGAGGCCCACATCGGCCGGGCGGCGGCGTCGAACTGGCTCATCGGGTCGAGGCCCAGGATCAACTCCATCGTCCGGAGCATCGACGACGTGGAGTACATCGTCGAATCCACCGACTTTTTCTTGATGTAGGGGCTGATCGCGAGCGCGACGGTGCGGTGGGCGTCGACGTGGTCGGGGCCGTTCTGGGCGTCGTCCTCGACGACGAAGACGGCGGTCTCCTTCCAGAACCGAGACCGGCTCAGGCCGTCGATCACCATGCCGAGCGCCAGGTCGTTGTCGGCGACCATCGCCCGGACGGTGAGTGCGCCCGGGCGGGTGCCCGCGGTGTGGTCGTTGGGGAGCCGCATGACGATCAGGCTGGGCATCTCGCCCTCGGCCTCGAACCGTTTCAGTTCGGCGAGGAAGCGTTCGGCCCGCTTGACGTCGGGGTAGTTCAGGTCGTACGACCGGTAGAGAGGGTCGAAATGGCCCTTGAGTGTCTCGTACTTAGTCGTGGCGGGATCGTCCGGAGTCGTGCCGTTCGCGACGAACTCGCCGTACGAGCGATACGAGACGCCTTTCTCCTTGGCCTTGTCCCAGAGGTAGCCGCCGGCCGGGGTGGCCAGGGCGAAATTCCCCTCGGCCGGGTACGGCACGCGCTTGTCGCCGCGGTAGCTCAGCGGCCAGGTGCGCTCGACGAAATCGGTGGCGTAGGCGCCCATCGTCCATTCGTGGCCGTCGGCGCTGACCTCGCCGTCGACGTAGAAGTTGTCGAGCAGCACGAACTCGCGGACCAGGGCGTGCTGGTTGGGGGTGACCTCCTCGGGGAAGAGGCAGAGCTTCGGCTCGCCGTTGCCTTCCGGCATGTCGCCGAACACCTGATCGTAGGTGCGGTTCTCCTTGATGATGTAGATGCAGTGCTTGATGGGCGACGGATCGCCGACCCGCCCGGGGATCGGGTTGCCGGCCGGCGGCTTCGGGCCCGAGGCGACCGACGGGCCGGCTTCGGCGAGCGGGCAGCACTCGTAGACGGTCTTCGTGTAGGCCGCCATCTGCTTCGGGGTGGGCATGGCGACGACCGACAGCGTCCCCTTGAACAGGCCGCCGATGTACTCGCGGACCGACGGGGTGGATACGCCCGGAATCGGGCCGTCTCGGTTGGCCTTCGAGGTCGTCCCCTTGCCGTTGACGATCCAGAGGGTCTTGCCGTCGCGGGCGACCCGTACCGAGGTCGGGTACCAGCCGGCC contains:
- a CDS encoding bifunctional YncE family protein/alkaline phosphatase family protein — protein: MRSSFWSAARAGVLFSASLTAIASAQQPVEPAASKVKAKDAVVWPGVTPSGSVLLPNGWSLKPVGRQAPLGELPITLAEHPSESVLAVLHAGYGEHEVVTLDAKTARVIGRVAVPETYGGLAWSADGSRLFVGGGFDEVVYRFDHAQGFLSNRATLPIHGPIKPGAGERTEPLPRAQRGADQAQGAVAGLAPTRDGASLWVADAFAHDVVRINLKSGEPSTQVKLPAESYPYGLALDEARGRLYVSLWGRAEVAVIDTEKGAVVGSWKAEEHPNELLLSKGGKILYVANANRNTVSVYDAEAGKPLATIATAIHPKAPSGCTPNALALSPDESILFVANANTNDVAAFNVADPAHSTPLGFIPAGWYPTSVRVARDGKTLWIVNGKGTTSKANRDGPIPGVSTPSVREYIGGLFKGTLSVVAMPTPKQMAAYTKTVYECCPLAEAGPSVASGPKPPAGNPIPGRVGDPSPIKHCIYIIKENRTYDQVFGDMPEGNGEPKLCLFPEEVTPNQHALVREFVLLDNFYVDGEVSADGHEWTMGAYATDFVERTWPLSYRGDKRVPYPAEGNFALATPAGGYLWDKAKEKGVSYRSYGEFVANGTTPDDPATTKYETLKGHFDPLYRSYDLNYPDVKRAERFLAELKRFEAEGEMPSLIVMRLPNDHTAGTRPGALTVRAMVADNDLALGMVIDGLSRSRFWKETAVFVVEDDAQNGPDHVDAHRTVALAISPYIKKKSVDSTMYSTSSMLRTMELILGLDPMSQFDAAARPMWASFTAEPDLAPFTCRPARVDVNEKNGPHAVAVEASLKLDLDKEDQADDLVFNEIIWKAVRGADSVMPAPVRSAFILPSVKHDDDDDD